One stretch of Mycteria americana isolate JAX WOST 10 ecotype Jacksonville Zoo and Gardens chromosome 16, USCA_MyAme_1.0, whole genome shotgun sequence DNA includes these proteins:
- the ARL16 gene encoding ADP-ribosylation factor-like protein 16 isoform X3, whose amino-acid sequence MAGAGRPAPTCLLLGAAGGGKSLLARRLRQLSAEEGAAELGEPPATLPTFVVDAANPTQVSSSCVQLLSVLSAEPLASVPVLVLFNKMTSSPAPRSPSRCWRPAPATAPDWPTSCSGFGPPSETPADPDPAPVPAAAQASLVTEGGGWRAAALRGAGSRAQHSVTGWWRNEPCGTLQ is encoded by the exons atggcgggagcggggcggcccgcgCCCAcgtgcctgctgctgggggcggcgggcggcggcaaGAGCCTGCTGGCCAGGCGGCTCCGCCA GCTGAGCGCCGAGGAGGGGGCCGCGGAGCTGGGCGAGCCCCCCGCCACGCTGCCCACG ttcGTGGTCGACGCCGCCAACCCCACCCAGGTCTCCTCGTCCTGCGTCCAGCTGCTGTCCGTCCTCTCCGCAGAGCCGCTCGCCTCCGTGCCCGTGCTGGTCCTCTTCAATAAGAT GACATCGTCTCCTGCGCCACGCAGCCCATCACGATGCTGGAGACCAGCGCCCGCGACGGCACCGGACTGGCCGACGTCCTGCAGTGGCTTCGGGCCGCCCTCGGAGACCCCCGCTGACCCCGACCCTGCCCCGGTGCCTGCGGCAGCCCAGGCGAGTCTTGTCACCGAAGGCGGCGGCTGGCGAGCAGCTgccctgcgtggggctgggagcagggcccAGCACAGCGTCACGGGCTGGTGGCGGAACGAGCCCTGTGGGACTTTACAGTAA
- the ARL16 gene encoding ADP-ribosylation factor-like protein 16 isoform X1: MAGAGRPAPTCLLLGAAGGGKSLLARRLRQLSAEEGAAELGEPPATLPTVGTNLTDLRLPRKVTVRELGGCMGPIWPSYYGECSALLFVVDAANPTQVSSSCVQLLSVLSAEPLASVPVLVLFNKMTSSPAPRSPSRCWRPAPATAPDWPTSCSGFGPPSETPADPDPAPVPAAAQASLVTEGGGWRAAALRGAGSRAQHSVTGWWRNEPCGTLQ; the protein is encoded by the exons atggcgggagcggggcggcccgcgCCCAcgtgcctgctgctgggggcggcgggcggcggcaaGAGCCTGCTGGCCAGGCGGCTCCGCCA GCTGAGCGCCGAGGAGGGGGCCGCGGAGCTGGGCGAGCCCCCCGCCACGCTGCCCACG GTGGGCACCAACCTGACCGACCTGCGGCTGCCGCGGAAGGTGACGGTCCGGGAGCTGGGCGGCTGCATGGGCCCCATCTGGCCCAGCTACTACGGCGAGTGCAGCGCGCTCCtg ttcGTGGTCGACGCCGCCAACCCCACCCAGGTCTCCTCGTCCTGCGTCCAGCTGCTGTCCGTCCTCTCCGCAGAGCCGCTCGCCTCCGTGCCCGTGCTGGTCCTCTTCAATAAGAT GACATCGTCTCCTGCGCCACGCAGCCCATCACGATGCTGGAGACCAGCGCCCGCGACGGCACCGGACTGGCCGACGTCCTGCAGTGGCTTCGGGCCGCCCTCGGAGACCCCCGCTGACCCCGACCCTGCCCCGGTGCCTGCGGCAGCCCAGGCGAGTCTTGTCACCGAAGGCGGCGGCTGGCGAGCAGCTgccctgcgtggggctgggagcagggcccAGCACAGCGTCACGGGCTGGTGGCGGAACGAGCCCTGTGGGACTTTACAGTAA
- the ARL16 gene encoding ADP-ribosylation factor-like protein 16 isoform X2, whose product MAGAGRPAPTCLLLGAAGGGKSLLARRLRQLSAEEGAAELGEPPATLPTVGTNLTDLRLPRKVTVRELGGCMGPIWPSYYGECSALLFVVDAANPTQVSSSCVQLLSVLSAEPLASVPVLVLFNKIDLPCYMSLAEMKSLFRMQDIVSCATQPITMLETSARDGTGLADVLQWLRAALGDPR is encoded by the exons atggcgggagcggggcggcccgcgCCCAcgtgcctgctgctgggggcggcgggcggcggcaaGAGCCTGCTGGCCAGGCGGCTCCGCCA GCTGAGCGCCGAGGAGGGGGCCGCGGAGCTGGGCGAGCCCCCCGCCACGCTGCCCACG GTGGGCACCAACCTGACCGACCTGCGGCTGCCGCGGAAGGTGACGGTCCGGGAGCTGGGCGGCTGCATGGGCCCCATCTGGCCCAGCTACTACGGCGAGTGCAGCGCGCTCCtg ttcGTGGTCGACGCCGCCAACCCCACCCAGGTCTCCTCGTCCTGCGTCCAGCTGCTGTCCGTCCTCTCCGCAGAGCCGCTCGCCTCCGTGCCCGTGCTGGTCCTCTTCAATAAGAT TGACCTGCCCTGCTACATGTCGCTGGCGGAGATGAAGTCGCTGTTCCGCATGCAGGACATCGTCTCCTGCGCCACGCAGCCCATCACGATGCTGGAGACCAGCGCCCGCGACGGCACCGGACTGGCCGACGTCCTGCAGTGGCTTCGGGCCGCCCTCGGAGACCCCCGCTGA